From Rhododendron vialii isolate Sample 1 chromosome 10a, ASM3025357v1, the proteins below share one genomic window:
- the LOC131304302 gene encoding protein TONSOKU produces the protein MPRGDDPQLSVAKQAYRSAAEEGNRQEEARWANVIGDIFKNRGEYAQALKWLRIDYDVSVKYLPEKQLLPTCQSLGEVYLRFEDFKNALIYQKKHLELAKDNNDPIEQQRACTQLGRTYHEMFLRSEDDHYSVRNAKKYFISSMNLAENLKGNPPSGKSSFLKEYIDAHNNIGMLQMDLDNLDEAQKILMKGLQICDEEEVIEDDDGRSRLHHNLGKVFMEIRKWDKSREHIEKDIMICNRIGHIQGEAKGYINLGELHYRVQKCEDAILCYEKALKLAKSMEDEAALADQIRQNIETVKEARKVMDELKIEEQNFKKLIRNMPMARGTDNERKCLLQQNASLDRLIDKSSMIFAWLKHREFAKRKKRVASELCDKEKLGDSFLVIGESYQRLRNFSKALKWYKKSWETHKSIGNFEGQALAKINIGDVLDSDGNHAGALNAFKEGYEIALQANLPSVQLSALENMHYSHMIRFDNVEEARRLQLLIDGLKLSKPREFEAKNMESDCCSETETEGDDLSPNGSHMSYFQEASNTNSAKSQSQSRMEELNDDLPLTSLLRSRKNPTKQKTTCVPVTSTKPTRALPESMPRFTESQQTVGRKRIRVILSDDEGEMYEEVECPRQRRQKGLEEYIATSDEFKNGDNLASPAFEFEDVLLVNSKCAMSTCTPANVEESTCSYKSRTKVAVQDAKEFRTSSTSEAVKSSTFDANGSKCYHDVNESPLHKHDTSSLNMYACVDESSQYLTFKIDEDFIQVELSSCMVGDKLNIECMKVEVACLYYLQLPTEKRSRGLLPIIQHMKCGGRALDTLEEIDTVKDFLKGKGWIEVSVDGWVQKRLMKIYIDCCKELSEPPNLKLLKKLYNLEVSEDEVVVSDCELQDVSITPLLNALQAHKTVAVLNISHNSLGNGTVEKLQQVLTSSSQRYGSLILDLHSNRFGPTALFQICECPVLFARLEVLNISGNRLTDACGSYLSTILKSCKALYSLNVERCSITSRTIQKVADSLDSESVLSQICLGYNNPISANAIVNLLSKLSTLKRFAELNMNGLKLSKPAVDSLCQLAENGCLSTLMLGDTSIGTDGALELTKSLSNQTQELLKLDLSSCGLTSQYIARLNAQASLITSITELNLGGNLILHEGGSALVSLLKNPLCSLKVLVLGNCHLGLLGILLILQALPDRCSLEELNLSANVDFDKHHTPVYESTVAESPKSVQTNKDISKSSFKTDCDQLEAADSEDDQNRIKPAVSGPSDSCMSSCHRNAYNQEIELVQDLSTAIGLAKHLKLLDLSMNGFSLETAEMLYAAWSKSSRAGLAQRHIQDKIVHLSVQGRKCCGVKSCCRRD, from the exons ATGCCTAGAGGAGACGACCCTCAGCTCAGCGTGGCAAAGCAGGCGTACCGGAGTGCGGCCGAGGAAGGGAACCGGCAGGAAGAGGCGAGGTGGGCGAACGTGATTGGCGATATATTCAAGAACAGGGGAGAGTACGCTCAGGCCCTAAAATGGCTCCGAATTGACTACGACGTCTCCGTCAAGTACCTTCCGGAGAAGCAGCTCCTTCCCACTTGCCAATCGCTCGGCGAAGTCTATCTCCGTTTCGAGGACTTCAAAAATGCACTAATTTATCAG AAGAAGCATTTAGAGCTTGCTAAGGACAACAATGACCCCATTGAGCAACAAAGAGCCTGCACCCAACTTGGTCGAACTTACCATGAAATGTTTCTAAGATCTGAGGATGATCACTATTCTGTTAGAAATGCCAAGAAGTATTTCATATCTTCCATGAACCTTGCCGAAAATCTCAAGGGGAACCCACCATCTGGTAAATCGTCTTTTCTTAAGGAGTATATTGATGCTCATAATAACATTGGAATGCTCCAAATGGATCTTGATAACTTGGATGAAGCCCAGAAAATTCTTATGAAAGGACTACAAATTTGTGATGAAGAGGAGGtaattgaagatgatgatggcCGTAGTAGGCTCCACCATAACCTTGGAAAAGTTTTCATGGAGATCAGGAAGTGGGATAAATCACGAGAGCATATTGAAAAGGATATCATGATTTGTAACAGAATTGGTCATATCCAAGGAGAGGCAAAAGGGTACATCAATCTCGGTGAATTGCATTACAGGGTGCAGAAATGTGAGGATGCAATTCTTTGCTATGAAAAGGCGCTTAAACTGGCGAAGTCCATGGAAGATGAGGCTGCTTTGGCTGATCAGATTCGTCAGAACATTGAAACTGTAAAAGAAGCAAGGAAGGTAATGGATGAGTTAAAGATAGAGGAACAGAATTTCAAGAAGCTGATAAGAAACATGCCCATGGCTAGAGGCACAGACAATGAACGGAAATGCCTACTGCAGCAAAATGCATCTCTTGATCGTCTTATAGATAAATCAAGCATGATATTTGCATGGCTGAAA CATCGGGAGTtcgccaaaagaaaaaaaagagtagcaAGTGAACTCTGCGACAAAGAAAAGTTGGGCGATTCATTTCTAGTCATTGGGGAGTCATACCAGAGGCTTAGGAACTTCAGCAAAGCGCTGAAATGGTACAAAAAAAGTTGGGAGACACACAAATCAATTGGAAACTTCGAG GGGCAAGCATTAGCTAAGATCAatattggtgatgttttggattCTGATGGTAACCACGCTGGTGCTTTGAACGCATTTAAAGAGGGTTATGA GATTGCTCTACAAGCAAACCTTCCTTCTGTTCAGTTATCTGCACTGGAGAATATGCACTACAGCCACATGATAAGATTTGACAATGTTGAAGAGGCCAG GAGGCTGCAACTGCTAATTGACGGATTGAAGCTGTCAAAACCTAGAGAGTTTGAAGCAAAAAATATGGAGTCGGACTGTTGCTCTGAAACAGAAACAGAAGGAGATGATCTATCACCAAATGGGTCTCATATGAGCTATTTCCAAGAGGCAAGTAATACCAACTCAGCTAAGTCACAATCTCAGAGCAGAATGGAAGAGCTAAATGATGACCTACCTTTGACTTCACTTCTTCGTTCCCGTAAAAATCCGACCAAGCAGAAAACTACTTGTGTGCCTGTTACCTCTACAAAGCCAACTCGAGCTTTGCCTGAGAGCATGCCAAGATTTACTGAGAGTCAGCAAACAGTTGGTCGAAAACGTATTCGTGTAATCCTTTCGGATGATGAAGGTGAAATGTACGAGGAGGTAGAGTGCCCAAGGCAAAGACGTCAGAAAGGTCTGGAAGAATACATTGCCACTTCTGATGAAT TTAAGAATGGCGATAATCTGGCTAGTCCTGCTTTTGAATTTGAG GATGTCTTATTAGTGAACTCCAAATGTGCTATGAGTACCTGCACTCCTGCTAATGTTGAAGAAAGCACTTGTTCATACAAATCCAGGACTAAAGTGGCTGTTCAGGATGCCAAAGAGTTTAGAACTTCAAGCACCAGTGAAGCTGTTAAAAGCTCCACTTTTGATGCAAACGGTTCTAAGTGTTATCATGATGTCAACGAAAGCCCGTTGCATAAGCATGACACTTCTAGTCTCAATATGTATGCTTGTGTTGATGAATCATCT CAATATTTGACATTCAAAATCGATGAGGACTTCATTCAGGTGGAGCTGAGTTCATGCATGGTTGGTGATAAGCTGAATATTGAGTGTATGAAGGTTGAAGTTGCATGCTTGTATTATCTACAACTTCCAACGgagaaaagatctaggg GTCTATTGCCCATCATTCAGCACATGAAATGTGGTGGAAGAGCTCTTGATACGTTGGAGGAAATCGATACAGTTAAGGATTTCTTGAAGGGAAAAGGCTGGATCGAAGTTTCTGTTGATG GTTGGGTACAGAAGCGTTTGATGAAAATTTACATTGACTGCTGCAAGGAGCTATCTGAGCCCCCAAATCTGAAATTGCTTAAGAAGTTATATAATTTAGAG GTTTCAGAGGACGAAGTTGTCGTGTCTGATTGTGAATTGCAAGATGTATCAATAACACCTTTACTGAATGCCTTGCAAGCTCACAAGACAGTTGCAGTTTTAAACATTTCTCACAATTCCTTAG GAAATGGGACTGTGGAGAAACTTCAGCAGGTTCTTACATCATCGAGTCAAAGATATGGcagtttgattttggatttaCACAGCAATCGCTTTGGTCCAACTGCTTTGTTTCAG ATCTGTGAATGCCCTGTGCTATTTGCTCGATTGGAAGTGCTCAATATCTCTGGCAACCGTTTGACTGATGCATGTGGATCTTATCTTTCTACTATATTAAAAAGTTGCAAAG cCCTTTATAGTTTAAATGTTGAGCGTTGTTCTATCACATCACGAACAATTCAGAAGGTTGCAGATTCACTAGATTCTGAATCTGTCCTATCACAGATTTGTTTAG GATACAACAACCCTATATCTGCTAATGCCATAGTAAATCTCTTGTCCAAACTTTCCACGTTAAAGAG atTTGCTGAACTAAATATGAATGGTCTGAAGCTAAGCAAGCCTGCAGTAGACAGTCTTTGCCAACTTGCTGAGAACGGGTGCTTGTCGACGTTGATGCTTGGAGATACAAGTATTGGAACT GATGGAGCACTGGAGTTAACTAAGTCCTTGTCAAATCAGACCCAAGAACTGCTAAAACTTGATCTGTCCTCTTGTGGACTAACATCTCAATACATTGCCAGACTTAACGCTCAAGCCTCGCTGATCACCAGTATAACTGAGCTGAACCTTGGAGGAAATTTAATTCTGCATGAG GGTGGAAGTGCATTGGTGTCGCTACTAAAAAACCCACTTTGTTCTTTAAAAGTATTGGTTCTGGGCAACTGCCACCTTGGGCTTCTTGGTATTCTTTTGATACTTCAGGCATTACCTGATCGTTGCTCCTTAGAAGAGCTCAATCTTTCTGCAAATGTCGATTTTGACAAACATCATACTCCGGTATATGAATCAACAGTGGCAGAAAGCCCGAAATCTGTGCAGACAAATAAAGACATTTCCAAATCTTCTTTCAAGACAGACTGTGATCAGCTTGAAGCTGCTGATAGCGAAGATGATCAAAATAGGATCAAACCTGCTGTATCGGGTCCTAGTGACAGTTGCATGAGCTCTTGTCACAGGAATGCTTACAATCAAGAGATAGAATTGGTTCAAGACCTTTCAACTGCCATTGGGTTGGCAAAGCACTTGAAACTACTGGATCTCAGTATGAACGGGTTCTCCTTGGAAACTGCAGAAATGTTATATGCTGCGTGGTCTAAGAGTTCGAGAGCTGGTTTAGCTCAGAGGCACATACAAGATAAGATAGTACACTTGTCGGTTCAGGGGCGCAAGTGTTGTGGGGTGAAATCTTGCTGCCGAAGagattag